In Pleurodeles waltl isolate 20211129_DDA chromosome 5, aPleWal1.hap1.20221129, whole genome shotgun sequence, one genomic interval encodes:
- the LOC138295482 gene encoding ankyrin repeat domain-containing protein 9-like has protein sequence MSGGQASLQEEQSRECRFLSYMFYQAVRDQKPVWTLEDMRTMKCFYWEENASERCYSPSEAMLYAVVHDHRPYAQHLLSHYPEEALRVPGEKFCCCPSSAPHLAMAVTYDRRDILAMILEVAHQRRPGLGAYIDRTGCFHLEDGKTPLHLACELLRAETILVLLGNGASPRIRDGKGQTALDVILEQLWDSKVNVESKKRCLDYLLLFRPSLQFKMKAVLQEHPGYWAALLGEDKYCYLVGRRPATLYLRAMQTVLQCLPPAHFPRSVQQLPIPHALKPLPAHYKKLQPESMQHM, from the coding sequence ATGTCCGGCGGCCAGGccagcctgcaggaggagcagagcCGAGAGTGCCGCTTCTTGTCCTACATGTTCTACCAGGCCGTGCGCGACCAGAAGCCGGTGTGGACGCTGGAGGACATGCGCACCATGAAGTGCTTCTACTGGGAGGAGAATGCCAGCGAGCGCTGCTACTCGCCCTCCGAGGCCATGCTGTACGCAGTGGTGCACGACCACCGGCCCTACGCGCAGCACCTACTCTCCCACTACCCCGAGGAGGCGCTGAGGGTACCGGGCGAGAAGTTCTGCTGCTGCCCCTCATCCGCGCCGCACCTGGCCATGGCCGTCACCTACGACCGGCGTGACATCCTGGCCATGATCCTGGAGGTGGCGCACCAGCGGCGGCCCGGCCTGGGCGCCTACATCGACCGCACGGGctgcttccacctggaggacggcAAGACCCCGCTTCACCTGGCCTGCGAGCTGCTGCGCGCCGAGACCATCCTGGTGCTGCTGGGCAACGGGGCCTCGCCGCGCATCCGCGACGGCAAGGGCCAGACGGCGCTGGACGTCATCCTGGAGCAGCTCTGGGACTCCAAGGTCAACGTGGAGTCCAAGAAGCGCTGCCTGGACTACCTGCTGCTCTTCCGGCCCAGCCTGCAGTTCAAGATGAAGGCCGTGCTGCAGGAGCACCCGGGCTACTGGGCGGCGCTGCTGGGCGAGGACAAGTACTGCTACCTGGTGGGCCGCAGGCCCGCCACCCTTTACCTGAGGGCCATGCAGACTGTGCTGCAGTGCCTGCCCCCCGCGCACTTCCCCAGGAGCGTCCAGCAGCTGCCCATCCCCCATGCACTCAAGCCCCTGCCTGCGCACTACAAGAAGCTGCAGCCGGAGAGCATGCAGCACATGTAA